From the genome of Vicia villosa cultivar HV-30 ecotype Madison, WI linkage group LG2, Vvil1.0, whole genome shotgun sequence, one region includes:
- the LOC131646800 gene encoding homeobox-leucine zipper protein ATHB-21, producing the protein MNHYQQDQMMLISQLFPASAHAYTDTVSQQVEKKPRRRRTKKSKPGENTANEMNKKRKLTEKQMILLEEHFGNEHKLESERKDKLAMELGLDPRQVAVWFQNRRARWKNKKLEEEYTNLKKFHESTMLEKCLLETEVLKLREQLSEAEKEIQRLREPNEVVPTNSSSTSSMSQSMEVVEPPPFFDEFEVDNVYNDNVFLMPYFNGIEWTYI; encoded by the exons atgaACCATTACCAACAAGACCAAATGATGCTCATTTCTCAGCTCTTTCCTGCAAGTGCTCATGCTTACACTGATACAGTTTCTCAACAAG TGGAGAAGAAACCAAGACGCAGACGCACCAAGAAGAGTAAACCCGGAGAAAATACCGCAAATGAAATGAACAAAAAGAGGAAACTTACTGAAAAACAAATGATTCTGTTGGAAGAACACTTTGGGAATGAACACAAACTTGAGTCAGAGAGAAAAGATAAACTCGCAATGGAACTTGGTTTGGATCCCAGACAAGTTGCTGTCTGGTTTCAAAACCGTCGAGCTCGCTGGAAGAACAAGAAACTCGAAGAAGAGTACACAAATTTGAAGAAGTTTCATGAATCTACCATGCTTGAAAAATGCTTGCTTGAAACTGAG GTGTTGAAATTGAGGGAACAGCTTTCTGAAGCTGAGAAGGAAATTCAGAGGCTTCGAGAGCCTAATGAAGTGGTTCCAACTAACAGTTCAAGTACTTCATCAATGTCTCAATCAATGGAAGTTGTGGAGCCACCACCATTTTTTGATGAATTTGAAGTTGATAATGTATATAATGATAATGTGTTTTTGATGCCTTACTTCAATGGCATTGAATGGACATATATCTAg